The segment ACGGCCATCAAGAACGTCATCAACGAGAACCCGGTGCGTTTAAGCGGTGCCGATCGATATGAAACGCAGATGGCGATTTACAATTACGGTCTGAGCAACAGCGACAATAAAACTTGGAAGAGCGAGCTTGCGGTTGTTGCGAACGGGGGAGATTCCCACTTCGCCGATGCGCTTTCGGCTTCTTCGGGCGCTTTCGCCCAAGGAGCACCGGTGTTTCTTGCGAACAGCTCGGGTGTTCTTAACAGCACCCAGCGCACTGCGTTGACCACCGGGGCTTCAAAGGGGCTGTTCAAAAACATCCTCGTTACGGGTGACTCTTACTCGATCTCCAACGACACCGAAACGTTTTTGAAAGGTGCTTGCTCCGGCGGAGCTTCGAATGTCGTGAGGCGTGGTGGAGCCGATCGGTACAAGACCAGCGCGCTCATAGCCGAATGGATGGTCGGCAAAGGGTACCTTTCGTGGGATAACGCCGCCTTCACCACCGGCAAGCTCGCGTACGACGCGCTTGGCGGCGGAGCGGCGCAGGGCCGTGCCAGCTCGGTCGTGCTTCTGGTTGATCTGTACCACACCGATGCAGCCGACAAGTTGATCGCCAACAAGGCGAACGTGAACACTTCGTTGAGGTTCTACGGAGGCTATCCGTCGATACCGGTGAGCGTGCGCACGTATGTCGCGAAAGGGCTTGGCATTTCGATGACGGCTACGGTGCAATACGACATCACGCTCGATGCGATGGTTGACTACGAAGCCAAGTTTTACGGGTCTTCGAGGAAAAACGAGCTGCGAAGCTACCTCGATCCTTCGGGAATCACGTCGGGCGATGCTAGATTCTACCAGTACGCCGATGTCGGACAAGGCTATACGGGCTTGTTCACGGCAGCTCAGCTCGACTCCTACATAGCGAAGATGGCTTCTGCATATTGGGAGGGCAAAACGGGTTATACGAGTAAGCTCCGCGGCATGGGGCAGGCCATCATCGATGCCGCACAGGCGTACAACATCAACGAGGTGTATTTGCTGAGCCATGCGGGCATCGAGAGCGCGTGGGGCTGCTCGAACTTGGCGCAAGGAAAGATTTCCGGATACTCTGGTTACTATAACTTCTTCGGCATCGCGGCTTACGATTCGAATCCCGGAAACGGGGCGGCCTACGCGAAGTCGAAGGGTTGGAACACGCCCCAGAAGGCTCTTATGGGCGCAGCGGAATTCTTGAGCAAGGGATATATCCACGATACGTCGTTCGCACAGAACACGCTCTACAACATGAAATGGGATCTCTTCAATGCTATCAACCATCCGGGTTCCCATTACGAATACGCGACCGATATGGCATGGGCTCAAAACATCGCCATAACCATGAGCGCGCTCTACAAAGCGCATGGCATGGATCAATCGACGTCGGGACTCGTTTTCCTGGTTCCCGAATATAAGAAGTAGCCTCAGTCGATATCCGCTGTACCGGGTGCCGGGGCCTCAAAGGCTCCGGCACCTTTGCGTTCGGATGGTTCGTGCTGTACGGGGATTTCGAATCGGATCGATTGGCCTTGGTGCATACGGACTTTGTATGAGGGGATGAATATGATACGTGCCCGAGGGGAAAGATGGTAAAATCTACTCTAATTGTACGGTATCAGCTAACGATGGAAAGAAGCATCATGCAAATTCGCGAACAACTTGAACTCGTGGTGAACGATGCCCTGAAAAACGCAATCGAAGGCGGGGCTCTCGAGCTGGAAGAAGCGCCGCACGCGGCCCTCGAGCGTCCGCGCGACGAATCCAACGGCGACTGGGCTTCGACGGTTGCCCTGCGCACCGCAAAGCTCGCCAAGAAGAATCCCCGCGACATCGCTCAGATCATCGCAGACCATATCCCCGAGAACGATCTGATCGAATCGGTCGAGATCGCGGGCCCCGGCTTCATCAACATCCGCCTCAAATCGGCGGCGTTCCAAAGCGTGCTCGCCGACGTGCTCAAACTCAAGGAATCGTACGGCAAGGGTGAAATCGAGCAGGGTAAGCGCTATGTGAACCTCGAATACGTTTCCGCTAACCCGACCGGCCCCATGCACGTGGGCCACGGCCGCTGGGCTGCGCTCGGCGATGCCACAGCACGCGTCATGCGCCATGCGGGCTACGATGTCTACGAAGAGTTCTACATCAACGATGCCGGCGTGCAGATGGATCTGTTCGGCAAGTCGGTGGCATGCCGCTACCTTCAGATGCTCGGTCAGGATATTCCGATGATCGAGAACGGCTACGGCGGGGGGTATATCAAGGATATCGCCCAAAGCATCATTGACCGCGATGGCGACAAATGGGTCGATGCCGATGAAGCTGCGCGCACTGAAGAATTCCGCGAGTTCGCCTACGCCCAAATGCTCCAGCTTATGAAAGATACGCTCGAAGGCTTCGGCAACCACTTCGACTGCTGGTTCTCGGAGCGCAGCCTGTACGTCGAAGGCCCCGACGGCACGAGCCCGGTTTCCCGCTCCATCAAGGCCATGGACGAGAAGGGCTACGTGTACGAGGAGGACGGCGCAACCTGGTTCAGGTCGACGGCGTTCGGCGACGAGAAAGACCGCGTCATGATCAAGGAGAACGGCGAGTTCACCTACTTCATGAGCGATGTCGCCTATCACTACGATAAGCTGTCCCGCGGATTCGACCACCTCATCAACATCTGGGGAGCCGATCACCACGGCTACGTCAAGCGCTGCGAGGCCATGCTCGAGGCCTGGGGCCGTCCGGGCGCGCTCGAAATCATGCTCGGCCAGCTCGTGAACCTCTACCGCGACGGCGAAGCGGTGCGTATGTCGAAGCGCACCGGCGAGATGATCACGTTCGCCGAGCTCATCGACGAGGTGGGTGTGGATGCGACGCGCTACCTCATGCTGTCGCGCTCACAGGACCAGCCGATCGACTTCGATATCGAGGTCGCCAAGAAGAAAGACGCTTCGAACCCGGTGTACTACGTGCAGTACGCCCATGCGCGCATCTGCTCCATCCTGCGCAAGGCGGCTCCCGCGGGGGATGCCGAGGCGGTTGTCGCCGGCACGAAGAGCATGGAGGAGCTGATCGAGAAACTCTTCTCCAGCGAAGCCGACCTGTCGCTTCTCACTCACGAATCGGAGATCGCGCTCATGCGCAAGATGTCCGAGTTCGGCGAGCTTGTGGCCGATGCCGCACGCGACCGCGCGGCGTTTCGCCTGACTCATTACGCTCAGGACCTGGCAGCTCTGTTCCACCAGTTCTATACGAACTGCCATGTGCTCGGCGAGGACAAAGAACTCGAGAAGGCACGTCTGTCGCTGGTGAACGGTACGCGCATCGTGCTTGCGAAAGCGCTCGATCTGCTCGGCGTTTCAGCGCCCGAGCAGATGTAGCTGCTTGCGTACCGGTTGCACCGGGCCGCACTGCATACGGTAATCGAATCATGGGGACCTTCGGGTCCCCTTTTTCATGCGTGCGCGTGCACAGAAATCCGCGCGTCTTGGCAAATGTTGCCGAAAAATCTCGGTTTGCACTTGCTTGTTACGTTGCGTCACATAGTAC is part of the Raoultibacter phocaeensis genome and harbors:
- a CDS encoding cell wall-binding repeat-containing protein is translated as MTKTQPKSRSTLSALLAVTLALALVPFANAPAAYGEEEQAEDTVVQEPKGQDGEAEGLDAPTAEAPGEGAGDADTESVSEASSQEAAPQKEEGTVVVLPSAEDMEKSLIGLDDLANGEAGISTYSLGADARAAGVDVKFFSGADRVETSVLQAKAAFPRSDYAIIAGSNSWPDALAASGLAGLYDCPIMLTPQYRLDSGVAQALKDMGVKHVFVLGDAYSISADTATAIKNVINENPVRLSGADRYETQMAIYNYGLSNSDNKTWKSELAVVANGGDSHFADALSASSGAFAQGAPVFLANSSGVLNSTQRTALTTGASKGLFKNILVTGDSYSISNDTETFLKGACSGGASNVVRRGGADRYKTSALIAEWMVGKGYLSWDNAAFTTGKLAYDALGGGAAQGRASSVVLLVDLYHTDAADKLIANKANVNTSLRFYGGYPSIPVSVRTYVAKGLGISMTATVQYDITLDAMVDYEAKFYGSSRKNELRSYLDPSGITSGDARFYQYADVGQGYTGLFTAAQLDSYIAKMASAYWEGKTGYTSKLRGMGQAIIDAAQAYNINEVYLLSHAGIESAWGCSNLAQGKISGYSGYYNFFGIAAYDSNPGNGAAYAKSKGWNTPQKALMGAAEFLSKGYIHDTSFAQNTLYNMKWDLFNAINHPGSHYEYATDMAWAQNIAITMSALYKAHGMDQSTSGLVFLVPEYKK
- the argS gene encoding arginine--tRNA ligase, whose product is MQIREQLELVVNDALKNAIEGGALELEEAPHAALERPRDESNGDWASTVALRTAKLAKKNPRDIAQIIADHIPENDLIESVEIAGPGFINIRLKSAAFQSVLADVLKLKESYGKGEIEQGKRYVNLEYVSANPTGPMHVGHGRWAALGDATARVMRHAGYDVYEEFYINDAGVQMDLFGKSVACRYLQMLGQDIPMIENGYGGGYIKDIAQSIIDRDGDKWVDADEAARTEEFREFAYAQMLQLMKDTLEGFGNHFDCWFSERSLYVEGPDGTSPVSRSIKAMDEKGYVYEEDGATWFRSTAFGDEKDRVMIKENGEFTYFMSDVAYHYDKLSRGFDHLINIWGADHHGYVKRCEAMLEAWGRPGALEIMLGQLVNLYRDGEAVRMSKRTGEMITFAELIDEVGVDATRYLMLSRSQDQPIDFDIEVAKKKDASNPVYYVQYAHARICSILRKAAPAGDAEAVVAGTKSMEELIEKLFSSEADLSLLTHESEIALMRKMSEFGELVADAARDRAAFRLTHYAQDLAALFHQFYTNCHVLGEDKELEKARLSLVNGTRIVLAKALDLLGVSAPEQM